The genomic stretch CAATTGCCGATGTGGTTAGCACAACACCCAGATATCGAAGCTTTTCATCAAGCGACTAAAATGTGGGGTGGCAGTGCCGCTATCTCTATTCTCGTGGAATTGACGAACAAAGAAGACTTTTTAAGGTAGCCTATTTGTTAAGGTCGCGAGTTAAGGAAATAAGTTAATGATGGCAGATAAACAAGACCAGTGGTTTGCAGAACTCGAAAAAGAAAATAACGAACGTATGGCTGAACTTGAAGCAGCAATGCAGGAAGAAGATAGACTACACGTTATAAAATCAGCGAAGATACAGGTAAAGGCTGAAAAAGCGGCAGCGTTTCACGCCAAGCACCCAAAACTGAGCTTTTTAAAGCGTTACAATGTCATCATTATGATGCTGTTGAGTGTATGCGTTACGGCAGGATTTAATGCTGCGATGTTTCTTGAATGAAGCTAAGCCTATTTGCGCGTCCCGAAAATGGTCTGACACCAAAAAACAGGCACAAAAAAAGGTTAGTGGCGACACTAACCTTTCAAGCTCAGTCTGTTAAACCGCAAATCGTTTAATTTCACGATTCACTTCCGAGATACGCATTTTAACATTGTTACCTGCGTTGCTCGGCATGACTAACATACCTTGCTGAAACTCTAATAATCCCAAACCTGTGACATACAGAGTTCCACGAAAAAAACTTTTTACATATCTTGCGATACGTAACGAGTTAAACTGTTTAAAACTACGCATTTAGCACTCCTTTATACGCTTATATAGGTACCATCCAAGTACCCAAACAGAAGCGGCATAATATACTAACAATTGGGTAATGCAAAGGCTTTTAACACTGCATCATCCTTTGTATAAAGTGTAAGCACTAATCATAAAATAAATAAAAAATCAGTTAACTACTTTATACTCGCTGGTGTTTCTAACCACTTTAAATGACAATCATTTCCATTCATCTCTAAGCAAGCTATCGCTGATGTTGCGAATGCTGGCATATGCTTACCGGCTGTCATCGCTGAGGTTAAATAACTCACCACAGGTAAATGGGAAACCAGTAAGATTGTTTCATGATTATGTTGTGCGACTAACGCCTTAACATAATCAGCTATAAATTCGGCATCTCCATAAGGCGTAATGTCTTCACATACTTCGACCTTATTTACCGTGAAAAAGTTCCCGATAACATCCCAAGTTTGTGCAGCGCGAATATAAGGGCTGTGTAATACACAATCTAACGTCGGTTCAATCGCACTTAACCAATCAGCCATA from Moritella marina ATCC 15381 encodes the following:
- a CDS encoding DUF1107 family protein, whose product is MRSFKQFNSLRIARYVKSFFRGTLYVTGLGLLEFQQGMLVMPSNAGNNVKMRISEVNREIKRFAV
- the sixA gene encoding phosphohistidine phosphatase SixA, with protein sequence MKIYIMRHGQAGLYANSDAERELTGTGRQQSADMADWLSAIEPTLDCVLHSPYIRAAQTWDVIGNFFTVNKVEVCEDITPYGDAEFIADYVKALVAQHNHETILLVSHLPVVSYLTSAMTAGKHMPAFATSAIACLEMNGNDCHLKWLETPASIK